Below is a window of Synechococcus sp. RSCCF101 DNA.
CGACTACGGGAAAGTCATCCTGCCCTTCACTGTGCTCCGTCGTCTGGACTGTGTCCTGGAGCCGACTAAGGCTGCTGTTCTTGACGAGAAGAAGCTACGAGAAGGGCAGGGACTCGATCCGAAACCCTTTCTTCTGCGTAAAGCAGGACTGAACTTCTGCAATACGTCACCACTAGACGTGAAGCGTCTGATGGGGGACCAAGACAATATCGGGGAGAACCTTCGCTCCTACATCCAGGGCTTTACCACAGAAGTCAGAGACATCTTCGAGAGCTTTGAGTTCCACATTCAAATCGACAGGCTTGAGAAAGCCAATCTGCTGTATCTCATCACTGAGAAGTTCGCCAACATCGACCTTCATCCTGACAAGATCAGCAATGCTGAGATGGGGCTGGTCTTTGAGGAGCTAATACGGAAGTTCGCGGAGCTCTCTAATGAGACAGCAGGAGAACACTTTACTCCTCGTGAGGTGATCAGGTTGATGGTCAACCTCATCTTCATTGAGGACGACGAGGCCCTTACTCAGCCAGGGGTCGTACGGACTCTCTATGACCCAGCAGCTGGGACAGGAGGGATGCTTAGTGTTGCAGATGAGCATCTGACCAGGCACAACCCCTCATCTCGTCTGGTGCTGAGCGGTCAAGAGCTGAACCCTGAGTCTTACGCCATCTGTAAGGCGGACATGCTGATCAAGGGGCAGAACATCAAGAACATCTGCTTCGGAAACACCCTCTCGGACGACCAGCTACCGGAAGAGAAGTTCGACTATATGCTCTCCAATCCACCTTTCGGAGTGGAATGGAAGAAGATCCAAAAGGAGATCAAGGCAGAGCACGAGGCGATGGGCTTCGCAGGGCGCTTTGGACCGGGTCTGCCAAGAGTCAGTGACGGGTCTCTACTGTTCCTCCTCCATTTGATCTCGAAGATGAGGCCTGCGAGTGAGGGAGGCAGTCGCTTCGGGATCGTTCTTAATGGTTCACCGCTCTTCACTGGAGGAGCAGGCTCAGGAGAGAGCGAGATTCGACGGTATGTTCTGGAGAACGATCTGCTTGAGGCGATCATTGCCTTGCCAACTGATATGTTCTACAACACACCTATAAGCACTTACATCTGGATTCTGACGAATAGGAAGTCACAGCCTCGTAAGGGTAAGGTGCAGCTTATCGATGCCAGCAGCTACTGGCAGAAGATGCGAAAGACCTTAGGAAGCAAGAGGAAGGAGATGAGCAGTGAGCACATCGAGGAGATCACTCAGCTCTTTGGCTCATTCGAATCTGTAGAGAAGGACGGAAAGCCAGTCAGCAAGATCCTCAGGAATGAAGAGTTCGGATACCAGACCATTACCGTCGAGCGTCCACTGCGGGATGAAAACGGGGAGGTAGTGCTAGGACAGAGAGGCAAGTCGAAAGGGAAACCACAGGCTGACAGCAGCTTGCGAGATACAGAGGACGTACCCCTTTCAGAAGAGATTGAGCACTATTTTGCTCAAGAAGTCCTGCCGCACGTCTGTGATGCCTGGATCGACGATAGTAAAACAAAGACTGGATATGAGATTTCGTTCAATCGGCACTTCTACGTATATCAGCCTCCACGGTCGCTGCAAGAGATTGACTCTGATTTGAGTCACTTAAGTGGAAGCATTATGGAGATGATTAGAGGGCTGTCCTCATGAGGTATGAGCGATACGGTAAGTATAAGCCACAGCCTGGGGTCTGGTTTGACGAACTTCCTGATCATTGGTCTTGCTACAGGACTAAGGTCTCAGTTGCAAGCTGTCTGAATGGTGCGTGGGGGATAGAACAGCAGGGAGACAGTGGCGACTTGCCATGTATACGTGTAGCTGATTTTGATCGTGAAAATCTTTGTGCGGCGATTCCTGAGAATCCCACAGTCCGGAACTATACAGAAAGAGATATCGAGAAGCGTCTTCTAAGCCGAAACGACCTGCTCCTAGAGAAATCGGGTGGAGGCGACCAACAACCTGTTGGTGCAGTTGTGTTGTATAACGATGATCATCCCGCCATTTGCTCGAACTTTATTGCGAGAATGCGCCTGAAGAACGAAATGAATGCCAGTTTCTGGAGATATGTACATTACGGTTGTTATTGCTCAGGGGTAAGCACACGTTCTATTAAGCAGACGTCTGGGATTCAGAATCTCGACCAGCATCAATACCTTAATGAACTCTCGCCGTTCCCTCCCATTGACGAGCAGGAAGCCATCGCCGCCTTCCTCGACCGGGAAACCGCCAAGATCGACGCCCTCATCACAGAACAACAGCGCCTAATCGAGCTACTCCAAGAGAAGCGTCAGGCTGTGATCTCTCATGCGGTTACAAAGGGGCTGAATCCTTATGCACCGATGAGGGATTCAGGGGTGGAGTGGTTAGGAGAGGTGCCGGAGGGGTGGCGAGTTATGGGCCTCACAAAATGCATTGGCCCGGTAGTCGACTACCGAGGCAAGACACCCGCTAAAGGAGAGTCGGGCATGCGACTTGTAACAGCGAAGAACATTAAGAATGGAAAGATTGACTACGACGCATCAGAGGAATATGTTGACCCATCAGAAGCAGAGGCGTTACTCCAAAGGGGCAGGCCCCAACAGGGAGATCTTCTCTTCACAATGGAGGCACCACTTGGGCAGGTTGCGATTGTTGACAGGGAAGACATAGCTCTCGCTCAGAGAGTAGTCAAGTTTAGGGGCATTCCCTGCACAGTTAGAACCCACTATCTGAAGTGGTGGCTTATGGGCACGCACTGTCAGGCACAACTCCAATCAATGAGTACTGGCTCGACAGCGCTTGGATTAAAGGCAAGTAGACTCTCCGCAATCAAATGCCTAATACCACCACTGACTGAGCAGGAGTCCATTCAGGACTACTTAGCGTCTACTGAGAGAGAGCTCGACAATGCCTCATCTATCGCAGGCTCACTGATAGGTCTTCTCCAGGAGCGCCGCTCAGCCCTCATCTCTGCCGCTGTAACCGGCCAGATCGACGTACGAGGGCTTGTAACCGATGAGGTAGCGACATGAGCCTCCCTATCGGCAAGCTAGTTCGTGTGCCTCTCAGAGAGGTCTGGAAGCATGAGGCTTATGACTTCACCCAGTGGCTCCAGGAGAATATCGAGATACTCAATGAGACACTTGATCTAGAGCTGGTCTCTGCAGAACGTGAGCAAGCAGCCGGTTCCTTCAGTATCGATCTTGTCGCAGAAGATGAAGGTGGTATGCCTTATGTGATCGAGAACCAACTAGAGAAGAGTGATCACGATCATCTAGGTAAGCTCATTACCTACCTAACTGCTCGTGCTGCCAAAGGGGCTGTCTGGATTACTCCGTATCCAAGAGCTGAGCACATTGCGGCTATGGGATGGCTTAACGAGTCAGCTAATGCCGACTTCTACCTGGTCAAGATCGAAGCTGTACGTATTGATGATTCTCCAGCAGCTCCTCTGCTCACATTGATCGTTGGACCATCAGAGGAAGCGAAGGAGTCTGGGAAAGCTAAGCAAGAACTTACTGAGCGCCATAAGATCAGAAAGCAGTGGTGGACCACCCTGCTCTCATTGCCAACTGCCAAATCCTATGCCAACGCTACTGCTAACACTTCCCCTTGGCTTGGCTTGTCTTCGGGAGTATCTGGATGCCGATACTGGTATGGCGTAACGAAGTCAACTTCTTCTGCTGAACTCTATATCGACAAGGGCAAGGGGCACGACGAGACGAATCGTCTATTCTTTGATCATCTAGTCGCTTCACGGACTGAGATCGATGCTTCTATTGGGTATTCCGTCCTCTGGCAACCCCTGGATGGGCGGCGTGCTTGTCGAGTCCGCATTGAGATTCAAGGTGGATATGCTTCCCCACAAGAAGAGTGGACACCAATCCAAGAGAAGATTGTCGACGCCATGAACAAGCTTCAGCACGCCTTGAGCCAGCCCCTCAAGTCTTTCAGCGTTGCAAAGTCATGAGCCTTCACACAGAGGCTAAGTTCGAGGACGAGATCTGTCAGTACCTAGGCAGCAACTCCTGGCTGTACGAGAAAGGTGATGCTGCTAGCTACGACCGCAGCCTTGCCCTGTTCCCACCAGATCTAATCAGTTGGGTCCAGGACTCCCACCCAGAAGCCTGGGAGACGCTTCAGAAGAATCACGGCTCCAAGGCTGAGGAGACCCTCCTTCTCCGTGTTCGTAGTCAGCTTGATCAGCTGGGCACCCTCGATGTCTTACGACATGGGATTGAGCTGCTGGGGCTAAGCAAAGCTCTTAAGCTCGCTGAGTTCAAGCCTGCACTAGGGATTAACCCTGACATCCTCGCCCGCTACAACGCCAATCGACTACGTGTCGTCAGGCAAGTCCGTTATTCACTTCACAACCAGAACTGCATCGATCTGGTGCTGTTCCTGAATGGTATCCCTGTTGCTACCGTCGAGCTGAAGACCGACAACACCCAGAACGTCGGGAATGCTGTTGATCAGTATCGGTTTGATCGACTCCCACAGCTCAAAGGCAAACCACCTGAACCACTACTCTCCTTCCCTAGTGGAGCCGTAGTTCACTTTGCGGTCAGTAACAGGGAGGTGCGCATGACGACTCACCTGAAAGGACCAGCAACGACCTTCCTCCCATTCAATAAGGGCAGTGATCCTGGAGGGAAGAACTGTGGAGGAGGTAATCCCGTTGGAGACGGGCACCCTACTGCTTACTTGTGGGAGGAGGTCTGGGAACGAGAGAGCTGGCTTGAGATCCTTGGCCGCTACTGCATTTCTGAAAGAGACAAGAAGAAGCACATCAGGAGGGTCCTCTTTCCTCGCTATCACCAGCTCGCTGTAACTCGGCAATTGCAGGAGGCCGTAAGGGAAGAGGGACCAGGACAGAAGTACCTGATCCAGCACTCGGCTGGCTCTGGGAAAACCAACTCAATCGCCTGGACAGCTCACTTCTTCTCTGAGCTGCACGACTCCAACGACAGGAAAGTCTTCGACTCAGTGCTTGTGGTCAGTGATCGGAACGTCATTGATACCCAGCTACAAGAAGCCCTCGAAGCCTTCGAACGTCGCAAGGGCGTTGTGGCTTCGATCACCAGTGAGGAAGGAAGCAAGAGTGCCAAGCTTGCAGAGGCTTTAGGTGGGGACAAGAAGGTCGTCGTCTGCACTATTCAGACCTTCCCCTTTGCTATCAAGGAGGTGAGAGAGCTGGCTGCGACTCAAGGCAAGAGGTTTGCTGTCATTGCTGATGAAGCTCACAGCTCCCAGACGGGTCAAGCTGCTACCAAGCTCAAGCAAGTTCTCAGTGCAGCAGAAGCCGCTGATCTT
It encodes the following:
- a CDS encoding restriction endonuclease subunit S, which codes for MRYERYGKYKPQPGVWFDELPDHWSCYRTKVSVASCLNGAWGIEQQGDSGDLPCIRVADFDRENLCAAIPENPTVRNYTERDIEKRLLSRNDLLLEKSGGGDQQPVGAVVLYNDDHPAICSNFIARMRLKNEMNASFWRYVHYGCYCSGVSTRSIKQTSGIQNLDQHQYLNELSPFPPIDEQEAIAAFLDRETAKIDALITEQQRLIELLQEKRQAVISHAVTKGLNPYAPMRDSGVEWLGEVPEGWRVMGLTKCIGPVVDYRGKTPAKGESGMRLVTAKNIKNGKIDYDASEEYVDPSEAEALLQRGRPQQGDLLFTMEAPLGQVAIVDREDIALAQRVVKFRGIPCTVRTHYLKWWLMGTHCQAQLQSMSTGSTALGLKASRLSAIKCLIPPLTEQESIQDYLASTERELDNASSIAGSLIGLLQERRSALISAAVTGQIDVRGLVTDEVAT
- a CDS encoding class I SAM-dependent DNA methyltransferase — its product is MASELQQNLSSFIWSVADLLRGDYKQSDYGKVILPFTVLRRLDCVLEPTKAAVLDEKKLREGQGLDPKPFLLRKAGLNFCNTSPLDVKRLMGDQDNIGENLRSYIQGFTTEVRDIFESFEFHIQIDRLEKANLLYLITEKFANIDLHPDKISNAEMGLVFEELIRKFAELSNETAGEHFTPREVIRLMVNLIFIEDDEALTQPGVVRTLYDPAAGTGGMLSVADEHLTRHNPSSRLVLSGQELNPESYAICKADMLIKGQNIKNICFGNTLSDDQLPEEKFDYMLSNPPFGVEWKKIQKEIKAEHEAMGFAGRFGPGLPRVSDGSLLFLLHLISKMRPASEGGSRFGIVLNGSPLFTGGAGSGESEIRRYVLENDLLEAIIALPTDMFYNTPISTYIWILTNRKSQPRKGKVQLIDASSYWQKMRKTLGSKRKEMSSEHIEEITQLFGSFESVEKDGKPVSKILRNEEFGYQTITVERPLRDENGEVVLGQRGKSKGKPQADSSLRDTEDVPLSEEIEHYFAQEVLPHVCDAWIDDSKTKTGYEISFNRHFYVYQPPRSLQEIDSDLSHLSGSIMEMIRGLSS
- a CDS encoding DUF4268 domain-containing protein, yielding MSLPIGKLVRVPLREVWKHEAYDFTQWLQENIEILNETLDLELVSAEREQAAGSFSIDLVAEDEGGMPYVIENQLEKSDHDHLGKLITYLTARAAKGAVWITPYPRAEHIAAMGWLNESANADFYLVKIEAVRIDDSPAAPLLTLIVGPSEEAKESGKAKQELTERHKIRKQWWTTLLSLPTAKSYANATANTSPWLGLSSGVSGCRYWYGVTKSTSSAELYIDKGKGHDETNRLFFDHLVASRTEIDASIGYSVLWQPLDGRRACRVRIEIQGGYASPQEEWTPIQEKIVDAMNKLQHALSQPLKSFSVAKS